One window of Quercus robur chromosome 12, dhQueRobu3.1, whole genome shotgun sequence genomic DNA carries:
- the LOC126709774 gene encoding protein TORNADO 2, which produces MALSNNVIGAINFVAMLLSIPIIGAGIWLANEPDNSCVKLLQWPVIILGVLILVVALAGFVGGFWRIPWLLIFYLVAMLILIILLACLVVFIYMVTIRGSGHLEPSRSYLEYHLDDFSGFLRRRVRSPLKWDRIRNCLSSTDMCAELNQRYRMAQDFFNAHITPLQSGCCKPPTQCGYTFVNPTYWISPINNAADMDCLNWSNEQTQLCYGCDSCKAGLLANLKKEWRRADIILLITLVALICVYLTGCCAFRNAKTEDLFRKYKQGYA; this is translated from the exons ATGGCACTGAGCAACAATGTCATCGGAGCCATCAACTTTGTTGCTATGCTCCTTTCAATCCCAATCATTGGAGCTGGAATCTGGCTAGCAAATGAACCAGACAATTCTTGTGTGAAACTTTTACAATGGCCTGTCATTATTCTTGGGGTATTGATCTTGGTTGTAGCACTAGCAGGCTTTGTTGGAGGGTTTTGGAGAATCCCTTGGCTCCTCATTTTCTACCTCGTTGCTATGCTTATTCTCATAATATTGCTTGCGTGTTTGGTGGTTTTCATCTACATGGTCACCATCAGGGGCTCTGGCCACCTTGAACCGAGTCGAAGTTACTTGGAATATCATCTTGATGACTTCTCTGGATTTCTTCGTCGAAGAGTTAGAAGTCCATTAAAGTGGGATCGCATAAGGAACTGTCTCAGCTCAACAGACATGTGTGCTGAATTGAACCAGAGATATCGCATGGCTCAGGATTTCTTTAATGCACATATTACCCCCTTACAG TCAGGATGCTGTAAGCCACCGACTCAATGTGGGTATACATTTGTGAATCCAACGTACTGGATAAGTCCCATTAACAATGCAGCCGATATGGATTGCTTGAATTGGAGCAACGAGCAGACCCAACTTTGCTACGGTTGTGATTCATGCAAAGCCGGATTATTGGCTAATCTAAAAAAAGAATGGAGAAGAGCGGATATTATATTGCTCATTACTCTTGTGGCTTTGATCTGTGTATATTTGACAGGGTGTTGTGCATTTAGGAATGCCAAAACTGAGGACCTTTTTCGTAAATACAAGCAAG GTTATGCGTGA
- the LOC126708792 gene encoding 30S ribosomal protein 2, chloroplastic, with protein sequence MAAIEAVLSIFSLYSSSSSSSSTFLLSPKQLPSIKLHSFRSVPTLSLKSPVSPQTLNLNNPTRNLSFVLCSAVQEEVVVEEEAEQTEDSNQKRKLYVVNLPWTFSVADLKNLFGECGTVKVVDIIKQKNGKNRGFAFVTMESAEEAQAVVDKFDSHEISGRIIRIEFAKRFKKPSPPRPEGRTAGETRHKLYVSNLAWKVRSTHLRDFFSENFKPVSARVVFDTPLGRSAGYGFVSFATNEEAEAAISALDGKELMGRPLRLKFSQKNVDEDGVEKEEDSSTGKEEDLSENQQEEP encoded by the exons ATGGCGGCAATAGAAGCTGTACTGTCTATCTTCTCACtctactcttcttcttcttcttcttcctccacaTTCCTCTTATCCCCTAAGCAATTACCCTCTATAAAGCTCCATAGTTTCCGTTCTGTCCCTACTCTTTCTCTCAAATCCCCTGTTTCTCCTCAAACCCTCAACCTCAACAACCCCACAAGAAACCTTTCTTTCGTACTATGCTCTGCGGTGCAGGAGGAGGTGGTggtagaagaagaagcagagcaAACCGAGGATTCAAACCAGAAGAGAAAGCTCTACGTTGTCAATTTGCCATGGACTTTCTCAGTTGCAGACCTCAAGAACCTATTTGGCGAATGCGGAACTGTAAAAGTTGTTGAT ATTATAAAGCAGAAGAATGGTAAGAATAGAGGTTTTGCCTTCGTGACAATGGAGTCTGCTGAAGAAGCTCAGGCTGTGGTTGATAAATTTGACTCTCAT GAAATATCAGGCCGGATAATAAGGATAGAGTTTGCGAAGAGATTCAAGAAACCTTCTCCTCCACGTCCCGAAGGTCGTACTGCTGGAGAGACACGCCATAAGCTTTATGTTTCAAATCTTGCATGGAAAGTAAGATCTACCCACCTCAGAGATTTTTTCtctgaaaatttcaaaccaGTTTCAGCCAGGGTTGTCTTTGATACCCCTTTAGGGAGATCTGCTGGTTATGGCTTTGTCTCTTTTGCTACGAATGAGGAAGCAGAGGCTGCAATTTCTGCTTTGGATGGGAag GAATTGATGGGCAGACCACTTCGTCTGAAATTCAGTCAAAAGAATGTTGATGAGGATGGAGTTGAAAAGGAAGAAGACTCATCAactggaaaagaagaagatttatcTGAGAATCAACAGGAAGAGCCGTAG